A single window of Sebastes umbrosus isolate fSebUmb1 chromosome 16, fSebUmb1.pri, whole genome shotgun sequence DNA harbors:
- the jade1 gene encoding protein Jade-1 isoform X3 has protein sequence MKLDLKCCFQQQLSLGRSSADSTAMKRSRHPSSSDDSDNGSNSTCWSQQSSQPRRGTGQKPSEVFRTDLITAMKVHDSYQLNTEDYYVLADPWRQDWEKGVQVPVSPQAIPQPVARVLAEKGKEVMFIRPKKLIRTSGAEALGYVDIRTLAEGMCRYDLNEEDVAWLQTTNKEFAEMAMPPLDEITMERVMEEFERCCHENMTHATETEEGLGIEYDEDVVCDVCQSPDGEDNNEMVFCDKCNICVHQACYGIQKVPKGSWLCRICALGILPKCQLCPKNGGAMKPTRSGTKWVHVSCALWIPEVSIGNPEKMEPITNVSQIPSNRWALICCLCKEKSGACIQCSAKNCRTAFHVTCGLTASLEMNTILSEDDEVKFKSYCPKHSGLEGAESRDRDSGGEEEKESAGSDKKGKRRGRVRWEEDAASSSSSPYVAPQLLDRAPSNLEVLTSRQQEKRVSLRKLKLQEMEEEFYQFVEVEEVAAHLKLQPEVVDFLFQYWKLKRKANFNQPLLTPKKDEEDSLARREHEVLLRRLQLFTHLRQDLERVRNLTYMVTRREKMKRSMWRVEEQIFQHQVRLLDQELLTGDPSTKDLEKLFTLDWLSSQGSQSRSSWSHSGLKTKRGSLKQEKRKSGDRKGLSDSPHTHKKDNLSKPLEMKDSKGSRIKESEPAEDTSDAKTQNSEISKEIQFPKLQRPEVVHETITLKLHKLESRKCPRREAPGPEHEALARRKRDNDHEEERRRKRRSDVNRFGSKHLEKTVSIRLVDIRNSDNDDYFIDERMAKRSPVSLDVTKNTKLNRAGEVSAAATKANGWLRKGQSNGSHTTNRHVGGHLRSWGKFRIPKRSERPLAAATKEEEEEEEEELLRPLTNTPEPSYPRTRHRTGTESDGYASDSKSGDGEMEPCLKRCHSHQLRGDSSLGRRYGSDIIRRGVLAS, from the exons ATGAAACTGGATCTTAAAtgttgtttccagcagcagt TGTCCCTAGGCCGGAGCTCCGCAGACAGCACAGCGATGAAGAGGAGCAGGCACCCCAGCAGCAGTGATGACTCCGACAATGGAA GTAATTCTACCTGCTGGTCCCAACAGTCATCACAGCCCAGGAGGGGGACCGGGCAGAAACCCTCCGAG GTTTTCAGGACCGACCTGATCACCGCCATGAAGGTCCACGACTCGTACCAGCTGAACACGGAGGACTACTACGTCCTcgctgacccgtggaggcaggACTGGGAGAAGGGAGTCCAGGTTCCCGTCAGCCCCCAGGCCATCCCGCAGCCCGTCGCCAG GGTGTTGGCCGAGAAAGGGAAGGAGGTCATGTTCATCAGGCCAAAGAAGTTGATCCGGACGTCGGGCGCCGAGGCGCTGGGCTACGTGGACATCCGGACGCTGGCGGAGGGGATGTGCCGCTACGACCTAAACGAGGAGGACGTGGCCTGGCTGCAGACCACCAACAAGGAGTTTGCAGAGATGG CCATGCCACCGCTGGACGAGATCACCATGGAGCGCGTGATGGAGGAGTTTGAACGCTGCTGCCATGAAAACATGACGCACGCCACGGAGACGGAGGAGGGGCTGGGCATCGAGTACGACGAGGACGTGGTGTGCGACGTCTGCCAGTCGCCCGACGGCGAGGACAACAACGAGATGGTGTTCTGCGACAAGTGCAACATCTGCGTTcaccag GCGTGTTACGGCATCCAGAAAGTCCCAAAGGGCAGCTGGCTGTGCCGGATCTGCGCCCTCGGCATCCTGCCAAAGTGCCAGCTGTGTCCCAAGAATGGCGGAGCCATGAAGCCGACCCGGAGCGGAACCAAGTGGGTCCACGTCAGCTGTGCCTTGTGGATCCCAGAG GTGAGCATCGGGAATCCAGAGAAGATGGAGCCGATCACCAACGTGTCCCAGATTCCCAGCAACAGATGGGCTCTGATCTGCTGCCTGTGTAAAGAGAAGTCCGGAGCGTGCATACAG TGCTCAGCGAAAAACTGCCGGACTGCCTTCCACGTGACGTGCGGCCTCACCGCCAGCCTCGAAATGAACACCATCCTCTCGGAGGACGACGAGGTCAAGTTCAAGTCCTACTGTCCCAAACACTCCGGGCTCGAGGGCGCCGAGTCCAGGGACCGAGACTCGGGAggcgaggaggagaaggagagcgCCGGCAGCGACAAGAAGGGCAAGAGGAGAGGCAGGGTGAGATGGGAGGAAGacgccgcctcctcctcctcgtctccctACGTGGCTCCTCAGCTCCTCGACAGAGCGCCCAGCAACCTGGAGGTGCTCACCAGCCGCCAGCAGGAGAAGAGAGTCAGCCTCCGCAAGCTGAAGCtgcaggagatggaggaggagttCTACCAGtttgtggaggtggaggaggtggccGCTCACCTGAAGCTGCAGCCGGAGGTGGTGGACTTCCTGTTCCAGTACTGGAAGCTGAAGCGCAAAGCCAACTTCAACCAGCCGCTCCTCACGCCCAAGAAGGACGAGGAGGACAGCCTGGCACGCCGCGAGCATGAGGTGCTACTGAGACGCCTGCAGCTCTTCACACACCTGCGACAGGACCTGGAGAGG GTCCGTAACCTGACCTACATGGTGACTCGGAGGGAGAAGATGAAGCGCTCGATGTGGAGAGTCGAGGAGCAGATCTTCCAGCACCAAGTTCGACTGCTCGACCAGGAGCTGCTCACGG gcgATCCTTCAACGAAGGATTTGGAGAAGCTCTTCACTCTGGACTGGTTGTCCTCTCAGGGCTCCCAGTCTCGCTCCTCCTGGAGCCACTCAGGACTGAAAACCAAACGAGGGTCTTTAAAgcaggaaaaaaggaaaagcgGCGACCGTAAAGGCCTCTCCGACTCCCCGCACACTCACAAGAAGGACAATCTGAGCAAACCACTGGAGATGAAGGACAGTAAAGGCTCCAGAATCAAAGAGTCTGAGCCTGCTGAGGACACGAGCGACGCCAAAACCCAGAACTCTGAGATCAGCAAGGAGATTCAGTTCCCAAAGCTTCAGAGGCCAGAAGTCGTTCATGAAACGATCACCCTCAAGCTGCACAAACTGGAGAGCAGGAAATGCCCCAGGAGGGAGGCCCCGGGGCCCGAACACGAGGCGCTGGCCAGACGGAAACGAGATAATGAtcatgaagaggagaggaggaggaagaggaggagcgaTGTGAACAGGTTCGGGTCAAAACACCTGGAGAAAACGGTGTCCATCAGGCTGGTCGATATCAGGAACTCTGACAACGACGACTACTTCATTGACGAACGGATGGCCAAAAGAAGCCCCGTCTCTCTGGACGTGACGAAAAACACTAAACTCAACAGAGCCGGCGAGGTCTCAGCCGCCGCCACCAAAGCCAACGGTTGGCTGAGGAAAGGTCAGTCGAACGGCTCGCACACGACTAACAGACATGTGGGAGGACATCTTAGAAGCTGGGGGAAGTTCAGGATCCCGAAGAGGAGCGAGAGGCCTCTGGCGGCAGCgacgaaggaggaggaggaagaggaggaggaggagctgctgaggCCGCTGACCAACACGCCGGAGCCGTCGTACCCCAGGACCAGACACCGCACGGGGACGGAGAGCGACGGCTACGCCTCCGACTCCAAATCAGGCGACGGCGAGATGGAGCCCTGCTTGAAGCGATGCCACTCCCACCAGCTGAGGGGAGACTCGTCTCTCGGCCGGCGCTACGGGTCTGACATCAT